One Sodalis praecaptivus DNA segment encodes these proteins:
- the argS gene encoding arginine--tRNA ligase, which produces MNIHTLLSEKIQQALVAAGASADCEAQVRQSAKAQFGDYQANGVMAIAKRLGLPPRALAEKVVGLLDLNGIARKVDIAGPGFINIFLDPRWLENQLVEALSSPRLGVASVAPQTIVVDYSAPNVAKEMHVGHVRSTIIGDASVRTLTFLGHNVIRANHVGDWGTQFGMLIAYLEKVQDGGEAEMQLSSLESFYRAAKQHYDEDPAFAERARGYVVKLQGGDEYCRRMWRKLVDVTMAQNQKTYDRLNVTLKREDVMGESLYNAMLPGIVADLQAKGLAVESEGAIVVFLEEFKNKEGEPMGVIIQKKDGAYLYTTTDIACAKYRYETLKADRIIYYIDSRQHQHLMQAWTIVRKAGYVPESVPLEHHMFGMMLGKDGKPFKTRAGGTIKLTDLLDEALERARRLIADKNPTMDDAELERLAQVVGIGAVKYADLSKSRTTDYVFDWDNMLSFEGNTAPYMQYAYTRVASIFKRSGQNEQQLSGAIRLAVEQETQLAVRLLQLEEAIVTVARDGTPHVLCAYLYDLAVLFSAFYEHCPILTAENEALRQSRLQLALLTARTLKQGLDLLGIETVERM; this is translated from the coding sequence GTGAACATCCACACACTTCTCTCTGAAAAAATCCAGCAGGCGCTGGTTGCCGCAGGCGCGAGCGCTGACTGCGAAGCGCAGGTGCGGCAGTCTGCCAAGGCCCAATTCGGCGATTACCAGGCCAATGGCGTTATGGCGATCGCCAAACGACTCGGTCTGCCGCCCCGCGCGCTGGCGGAAAAAGTCGTCGGCTTGCTTGATTTGAACGGCATCGCGCGCAAAGTCGACATCGCCGGTCCCGGTTTTATCAATATTTTTCTCGACCCGCGCTGGCTGGAGAATCAGCTTGTCGAGGCGCTTTCTTCGCCACGTCTAGGGGTTGCAAGCGTCGCGCCGCAAACCATCGTGGTGGATTATTCCGCCCCCAATGTCGCTAAAGAAATGCATGTCGGCCATGTACGCTCGACCATCATTGGCGACGCCTCGGTGCGCACGCTGACGTTTTTGGGCCATAACGTTATCCGGGCCAACCACGTCGGGGATTGGGGAACACAGTTCGGCATGCTGATTGCCTACCTGGAAAAAGTGCAGGACGGCGGTGAAGCGGAAATGCAGCTCTCCAGTTTGGAAAGTTTTTATCGCGCCGCCAAACAGCACTATGATGAGGATCCGGCTTTCGCCGAGCGCGCGCGCGGCTATGTGGTGAAGCTCCAGGGCGGCGATGAGTATTGTCGGCGGATGTGGCGCAAACTGGTGGATGTCACCATGGCGCAGAATCAGAAAACCTATGACCGGCTCAACGTGACGCTCAAGCGCGAAGACGTCATGGGCGAAAGCCTGTATAACGCCATGCTCCCCGGGATCGTGGCGGATTTGCAGGCCAAAGGGCTGGCGGTGGAGAGCGAAGGCGCCATCGTGGTGTTCCTTGAGGAATTCAAAAATAAAGAAGGCGAGCCTATGGGGGTGATCATCCAGAAAAAGGATGGCGCTTACCTCTATACCACCACCGATATCGCCTGCGCCAAATACCGCTATGAAACGCTGAAAGCCGATCGCATCATTTACTATATCGATTCACGTCAGCATCAGCATTTAATGCAGGCCTGGACCATCGTGCGCAAGGCCGGCTACGTACCTGAATCGGTACCGCTTGAACATCACATGTTCGGCATGATGTTGGGCAAGGACGGCAAGCCGTTTAAAACCCGGGCCGGCGGAACCATAAAACTCACCGACCTGCTGGACGAAGCGCTGGAACGCGCGCGCCGCCTGATTGCCGATAAAAATCCCACCATGGACGACGCCGAGCTGGAAAGGTTGGCGCAGGTGGTGGGTATTGGGGCGGTGAAGTATGCGGATTTGTCGAAAAGCCGCACCACCGATTACGTTTTCGACTGGGACAATATGCTAAGTTTCGAGGGCAATACCGCGCCCTACATGCAATACGCTTACACCCGCGTCGCCTCAATATTCAAACGCAGCGGCCAGAATGAGCAGCAGCTCAGCGGCGCTATTCGGCTGGCGGTGGAGCAGGAAACTCAGCTGGCGGTTCGTTTGCTGCAGCTGGAGGAGGCCATTGTGACGGTAGCGCGCGACGGCACGCCCCACGTATTGTGCGCCTATCTTTATGATTTGGCGGTGCTGTTTTCCGCCTTCTACGAACACTGTCCGATCCTGACTGCCGAGAACGAAGCGTTACGCCAAAGCCGTCTGCAGCTGGCGCTGCTCACCGCGCGCACCTTGAAACAAGGACTGGATCTGCTGGGTATCGAAACGGTCGAGCGGATGTAG
- a CDS encoding lipoprotein, translating to MKRGKRFALAVVFGGLLLSGCNRLTHYSLSEQKVNDYLQQHNDFHKSIGIPGLISADIVLQDLHSQIGREEPGKVTLAGNARFNVVSLLGSQQADVRLTLKAQPYYDPEQGAIYLKDMQLVNYQVNPEKLTGTLRTLEPYLQQSLRSWFDAQPAYRLDANRSKSEALAKKLAKGIEVKPGELVIPFTR from the coding sequence ATGAAACGAGGTAAACGCTTCGCGCTGGCGGTGGTGTTTGGCGGCCTGCTGCTGAGCGGCTGTAATCGGTTGACGCATTACAGCCTCAGCGAACAAAAAGTGAATGACTATCTGCAGCAGCACAATGATTTCCATAAATCCATCGGTATCCCGGGCCTGATCTCGGCCGATATCGTTCTACAGGATTTGCACAGCCAGATTGGTAGGGAAGAGCCGGGTAAGGTGACGTTAGCCGGCAATGCCCGCTTTAACGTTGTTTCCCTGCTGGGTTCACAACAGGCTGACGTCAGGCTGACGCTGAAAGCGCAGCCCTACTACGACCCCGAGCAGGGCGCCATTTATCTCAAAGATATGCAGCTGGTCAATTATCAGGTCAACCCGGAAAAACTGACCGGCACGCTGCGCACGCTGGAGCCTTATCTTCAGCAATCGTTAAGGAGCTGGTTCGATGCCCAGCCGGCTTACCGTCTGGACGCCAACCGCAGCAAAAGCGAGGCGCTGGCGAAGAAACTGGCGAAAGGGATCGAGGTCAAACCGGGTGAACTGGTGATTCCTTTTACCCGCTAA
- the grxB gene encoding glutaredoxin 2 — MKLYIYEHCPFCVKARMIFGLKNIPIALHVLANDDETTPIAMVGQKMVPILQKDDGSYMPESMDIVHYIDNLDRRPLLTGPTQPAIGKWLKDISDTAQRLLLPRFVRASLEEFATEQARRYFINKKQASLGDFEQLLDHTPGLVKKISQQLRDLDPLIKQPNACNGELSEDDIHLFPWLRSLTLVAGIDWPTRVADYRDNMAKQTQVNLLSSMAQ, encoded by the coding sequence ATGAAATTATACATTTACGAGCACTGCCCCTTTTGCGTCAAAGCCCGCATGATCTTTGGTCTTAAAAATATTCCCATCGCGTTGCACGTGCTGGCGAATGACGATGAAACCACCCCCATCGCCATGGTGGGGCAGAAAATGGTGCCGATCTTGCAAAAAGATGACGGCAGCTACATGCCGGAAAGCATGGACATCGTCCATTATATTGACAACCTTGACCGGCGCCCGCTGTTGACTGGCCCGACACAGCCCGCCATCGGCAAATGGCTAAAGGACATTAGCGACACCGCGCAGCGCCTGCTGCTGCCGCGCTTTGTGCGCGCGAGCCTGGAAGAGTTCGCCACCGAGCAGGCCCGCCGGTATTTTATCAATAAAAAACAGGCTAGCCTGGGGGATTTCGAGCAATTGCTGGATCACACGCCGGGCTTGGTGAAAAAAATCAGCCAGCAGCTGCGCGATCTGGATCCGTTAATTAAGCAGCCCAATGCCTGCAACGGCGAACTGTCCGAAGACGATATTCACCTGTTTCCCTGGCTGCGCTCGTTAACCCTCGTTGCCGGCATCGACTGGCCCACCCGCGTTGCCGATTATCGCGATAATATGGCCAAACAGACGCAGGTGAATCTCCTGTCCAGTATGGCGCAATAA
- the mdtH gene encoding multidrug efflux MFS transporter MdtH — protein MSSVSQARSLGKYFLLMDNMLVVMGFYVVFPLISIRFVDQLGWAALLVGIALGLRQFIQQGLGIFGGAFADRLGAKPMIVAGMLMRALGFVLMGIADEPWLLWLSCALSALGGTLFDPPRTALVIKLTRPWERGRFYSLLMMQDSACAVIGALLGSWLLRYDFKLVCLAGAVLFVFAAIFNAWLLPGYRISTVRAPMLEGMRRVLRDQRFVTYVLTLTGYYMLSVQVMLMLPIRVNEVAGQPAAVKWMYAIEAALSLSLLYPIARWSEKRFRLETRLMAGLTVMLLSLFPIGLIQDLRALFMLIGLFYIGSIIAEPARETLGASLADNRARGSYMGFSRLGLALGGAIGYSGGGWLYDVGNRLEIPQLPWFMLGLIGFITLLGLYRQFQQRPIEPAMLNGRGEGS, from the coding sequence ATGTCGTCGGTCTCGCAAGCTAGGAGCTTGGGTAAATATTTTCTGTTAATGGATAATATGCTGGTGGTGATGGGCTTTTATGTCGTCTTCCCGCTCATTTCCATACGGTTTGTCGATCAACTCGGCTGGGCCGCGCTGCTGGTGGGTATCGCCCTCGGCCTGCGGCAGTTTATCCAGCAGGGGCTGGGTATTTTTGGCGGCGCCTTTGCCGACAGACTGGGGGCGAAGCCGATGATCGTCGCCGGGATGCTGATGCGCGCCCTGGGGTTCGTATTAATGGGCATTGCCGACGAGCCCTGGCTGCTTTGGCTCTCCTGTGCGCTCTCCGCCTTGGGGGGCACCCTATTTGATCCGCCCCGCACGGCGCTGGTGATTAAATTGACGCGCCCTTGGGAACGAGGGCGCTTCTATTCGCTGTTAATGATGCAAGACAGCGCCTGCGCCGTAATCGGTGCGCTGCTCGGCAGTTGGCTGCTGCGCTATGATTTCAAATTGGTGTGCCTGGCCGGCGCAGTACTGTTCGTATTCGCCGCCATCTTTAACGCCTGGCTGCTGCCGGGGTACCGTATCTCCACCGTACGCGCGCCGATGCTGGAAGGCATGCGCCGGGTGCTGCGCGACCAGCGCTTCGTGACCTACGTGTTAACCTTGACCGGCTACTACATGCTTTCGGTACAGGTGATGCTAATGCTGCCGATCCGCGTCAACGAGGTGGCGGGCCAGCCCGCGGCGGTGAAATGGATGTATGCTATCGAAGCGGCCCTGTCGCTGTCGTTGCTCTACCCCATTGCCCGCTGGAGCGAAAAGCGCTTCAGGTTGGAAACCCGACTAATGGCGGGGCTGACCGTCATGCTGCTGAGTTTGTTCCCTATCGGCCTGATCCAGGATCTGCGCGCGCTGTTCATGTTAATCGGGCTGTTTTACATCGGTTCTATCATTGCCGAACCCGCGCGGGAAACGTTGGGCGCGTCGCTGGCGGACAACCGCGCCCGCGGCAGCTATATGGGATTTAGCCGCCTGGGCCTGGCGCTGGGCGGCGCCATCGGCTATAGCGGCGGCGGCTGGCTGTATGATGTCGGCAACCGTCTGGAGATTCCGCAGCTTCCCTGGTTCATGTTGGGGCTGATAGGTTTTATTACCCTGCTGGGGTTGTACCGGCAATTTCAGCAGCGTCCCATTGAGCCCGCGATGCTCAACGGTCGGGGTGAAGGCTCCTGA
- the rimJ gene encoding ribosomal protein S5-alanine N-acetyltransferase, with protein MFGYRSASPKVRLVTDRLVVRLANERDDYRLAEYYAANRDYLKPWEPIRDESHCYPSGWQARLGMINEMHRQGSAYYFVLLDPLETEIRGVANFSNVLRGSFHACFLGYSLGEMWQGQGLMFEALQAAVRYMQRQQHMHRIMANYMPHNHRSGSLLARLGFMREGYAKEYLLIDGQWRDHVLMALTYSEWTPGR; from the coding sequence ATGTTCGGCTATCGCTCAGCATCGCCAAAGGTGCGGCTGGTCACCGATCGGCTGGTGGTACGTCTGGCCAATGAACGGGACGATTACCGTCTGGCGGAGTACTATGCGGCTAATCGGGATTATCTCAAACCCTGGGAGCCGATACGCGACGAGAGTCACTGTTATCCCTCAGGCTGGCAGGCGCGTCTGGGAATGATTAACGAAATGCATCGACAGGGCAGCGCCTATTATTTTGTCCTGCTCGATCCGCTGGAAACGGAAATTCGCGGAGTCGCCAATTTCAGCAATGTGCTGCGTGGCTCGTTCCATGCCTGTTTTCTCGGCTATTCGCTCGGAGAAATGTGGCAAGGGCAGGGGCTGATGTTTGAAGCGCTGCAGGCGGCCGTGCGCTATATGCAGCGGCAGCAGCATATGCATCGAATAATGGCAAATTATATGCCTCACAATCATCGCAGCGGCAGTTTACTGGCGCGGCTTGGATTTATGCGCGAAGGTTACGCGAAAGAGTATTTATTGATCGATGGCCAGTGGCGAGACCATGTTCTGATGGCATTGACCTACAGTGAATGGACGCCCGGTCGCTAA
- a CDS encoding Gfo/Idh/MocA family protein, producing MTLRIGIIGLGGIAQKVYLPLLGSAAHWHLVGAFSPNQSRARALCDSYRIPCFARIDELAEQCDALFVHSSTESHFAVVSDLLKRGRHVYVDKPLAATLEQAEALLALAARQQRILMVGFNRRFAPLYRRLKQDMQHVASLRMDKHRSDSVGPQNVRFTLLDDYLHVVDTALWLAGGTPALTGGVVRDNGTGQLLYAEHAFRCGEGLVTTAMHRQAGSQRETVTAVTRGALYRVEEMSRYQWERAGTLGELPVPAWQTILTQRGFTGAVEHFIDCAANQTPTCLDGEESISAQRWIERLLAEREV from the coding sequence ATGACATTACGGATTGGCATTATTGGCTTGGGCGGCATTGCGCAAAAAGTGTATCTGCCGCTGCTCGGCTCCGCCGCACACTGGCATTTAGTGGGCGCCTTCTCACCCAATCAGTCGCGGGCGCGGGCGCTTTGCGACAGTTATCGTATTCCCTGTTTTGCCCGGATAGATGAACTCGCAGAGCAGTGCGACGCCCTGTTTGTCCATAGCAGCACCGAAAGTCATTTCGCTGTGGTGAGCGATTTGCTCAAGCGCGGTCGGCATGTGTATGTGGATAAGCCGCTGGCGGCCACCCTCGAGCAGGCGGAAGCGCTGTTGGCGCTGGCCGCCCGGCAGCAGCGGATACTGATGGTCGGTTTCAACCGCCGCTTCGCGCCGCTATACCGGCGTCTCAAACAGGACATGCAGCACGTTGCTTCGCTGCGCATGGATAAGCATCGTAGCGACAGCGTTGGGCCGCAGAACGTGCGTTTTACGCTTTTAGATGATTATCTGCACGTCGTGGACACCGCCTTATGGTTGGCGGGCGGGACGCCGGCGTTGACCGGAGGAGTGGTACGGGACAATGGTACGGGTCAGCTGTTGTACGCCGAGCACGCGTTTCGCTGCGGCGAGGGTCTGGTCACCACCGCTATGCACCGCCAGGCGGGCAGCCAGCGGGAAACCGTCACCGCCGTGACCCGCGGCGCGCTCTATCGGGTAGAGGAGATGAGCCGTTATCAGTGGGAACGCGCGGGAACGCTAGGGGAATTGCCGGTCCCCGCCTGGCAGACGATTTTAACCCAGCGCGGGTTCACCGGCGCGGTAGAGCACTTTATTGACTGCGCGGCGAACCAGACCCCGACGTGTCTCGATGGCGAGGAGAGCATCAGCGCGCAGCGCTGGATTGAGCGACTGCTCGCGGAGCGTGAGGTTTGA
- the murJ gene encoding murein biosynthesis integral membrane protein MurJ gives MNLLKSLAAVSSMTLFSRVLGFIRDAIVARVFGAGMASDAFFVAFKIPNLLRRIFAEGAFSQAFVPILAEYKSQQGEAATRVFVAYIAGLLTLVLALVTVAGMLAAPWVIMITAPGFTDTPEKFALTTALLRVTFPYILLISLTSLVGAVLNTWNRFSVPAFAPTLLNVSMIGFALLAAPLFHPPVMALAWAVVAGGVLQLGYQLPHLKKIGMLVLPRVQFRDAGVWRVLRQMGPAILGVSVSQISLIINTIFASFLVSGSVSWMYYADRLMEFPSGVLGVALGTILLPSLSRSFTRGNHDEYSRLLDWGLRLCFMLALPSAVALGILAHPLTVALFQYGKFSAFDALMTQRALIAYSVGLVGLILVKVLAPGFYSRQDIKTPVRVAMITLVMTQVMNLTFIGPLKHAGLSLSIGLAACLNAGLLYWQLRRQNLFQPQPGWLGFFCRLILAVIIMAAALVGLLSVMPDWAQGAMFWRLLRLMGVVAAGAIVYFATLWLVGFRPRHFARSVQVH, from the coding sequence ATGAATTTATTGAAATCGCTGGCAGCGGTCAGCTCCATGACACTTTTCTCCCGCGTATTGGGGTTTATTCGCGATGCTATCGTGGCGCGGGTGTTTGGCGCCGGTATGGCGAGCGACGCCTTTTTTGTCGCCTTCAAAATACCCAATCTGCTGCGGCGTATCTTCGCCGAAGGCGCTTTCTCCCAGGCGTTTGTGCCCATTTTGGCGGAATATAAGAGCCAGCAGGGGGAGGCGGCAACGCGCGTGTTTGTCGCCTATATCGCCGGCCTGCTTACGCTGGTGCTGGCGCTGGTCACCGTCGCCGGTATGCTGGCCGCGCCTTGGGTCATTATGATCACCGCGCCGGGGTTTACCGATACGCCGGAAAAATTCGCCCTGACGACCGCGCTGTTACGTGTCACCTTTCCCTATATTTTGTTAATTTCCCTCACCTCGCTGGTGGGCGCGGTACTGAATACCTGGAACCGGTTTTCGGTGCCGGCGTTCGCGCCAACGTTGCTTAACGTCAGCATGATCGGTTTCGCGCTGCTGGCGGCGCCGCTGTTTCATCCGCCGGTGATGGCGCTGGCCTGGGCGGTGGTGGCCGGCGGCGTCCTCCAGTTAGGCTATCAGCTGCCGCACCTGAAAAAAATCGGCATGCTGGTGCTGCCCAGAGTGCAGTTTCGCGACGCCGGCGTATGGCGCGTGCTGCGGCAAATGGGGCCGGCCATTCTCGGCGTGTCAGTCAGCCAAATCTCGCTGATTATCAATACCATATTTGCCTCCTTTCTGGTGTCGGGTTCCGTCTCCTGGATGTATTACGCTGACCGCCTGATGGAGTTCCCTTCCGGAGTGCTGGGCGTGGCGTTGGGGACTATTCTGCTGCCCTCGCTGTCGCGCAGCTTTACCCGTGGCAATCACGATGAATATTCCCGTCTGCTGGATTGGGGATTACGCTTATGCTTCATGCTGGCGCTGCCCAGCGCGGTGGCGCTCGGCATTCTGGCGCACCCGCTAACGGTGGCGCTGTTCCAGTACGGCAAGTTTTCCGCCTTTGACGCCTTGATGACCCAGCGCGCGCTGATAGCCTACTCGGTGGGCCTGGTCGGCCTGATTTTGGTGAAAGTATTGGCCCCGGGATTTTACTCCCGTCAGGACATCAAAACGCCGGTGCGCGTGGCGATGATTACGCTGGTCATGACCCAAGTGATGAACTTGACCTTTATCGGCCCGCTGAAACACGCCGGTTTGTCGCTGTCCATTGGCCTGGCTGCCTGTCTCAACGCCGGGCTCTTGTATTGGCAGCTGCGCCGGCAAAACCTGTTTCAGCCGCAGCCGGGCTGGCTCGGCTTTTTCTGCCGTCTGATACTGGCGGTGATTATCATGGCGGCGGCGCTGGTCGGGCTGCTGTCGGTGATGCCGGACTGGGCGCAGGGCGCCATGTTCTGGCGGCTGTTGCGCCTGATGGGCGTGGTGGCGGCAGGGGCTATTGTTTATTTCGCCACGCTGTGGTTGGTGGGGTTCCGTCCGCGCCACTTTGCGCGCTCGGTGCAGGTTCACTAA